From a single Larimichthys crocea isolate SSNF chromosome XIII, L_crocea_2.0, whole genome shotgun sequence genomic region:
- the LOC104924882 gene encoding stathmin — protein sequence MATAEDIQVKELDKRASGQAFEVILATPAPDAKGDFPLSPPKKKDVSLEEIQRKLDAAEERRKNHEAEVLKHLAEKREHEKEVLQKAMEENNNFSKMAEEKLNQKMEANKENRTALMAAMNEKFKEKDKKLEEVRKNKETKEGTSED from the exons ATGGCAACCGCTGAAg ATATCCAGGTCAAGGAGCTCGACAAGCGAGCCTCTGGACAAGCCTTTGAGGTGATCCTGGCTACTCCTGCCCCAGATGCCAAGGGTGACTTCCCCCTGTCTCCTCCTAAGAAGAAGGATGTCTCACTGGAGGAAATTCAGAGGAAGCTGGACGCTGCAGAGGAGAGACGCAAG aaCCATGAAGCCGAGGTTCTGAAGCACTTAGCTGAGAAGCGCGAGCATGAGAAGGAGGTGCTGCAGAAAGCTATGGAGGAGAACAACAACTTCAGtaagatggcagaggagaaactCAACCAGAAGATGGAGGCCAACAAAGAGAACCGCACAGCACTTATGGCAGCGATGAACGAGAAATTCAAGGAGAAG gACAAGAAGTTGGAAGAGGTGCGAAAGAACAAGGAAACCAAAGAGGGCACTTCGGAAGACTGA